A stretch of Corallococcus macrosporus DNA encodes these proteins:
- a CDS encoding calcium-binding protein — MRSSPRVAWLLIPTLWLSCTDAGLYSIDDRAGGSRDRANFEGDLCVPEATGDAFPVKVVFALQGGTGVEPEVVGAAVDGLTTLTSRFTGPQMRFGLVAFHSVATGLQGSFTDAAAFQAVLPRYASYQQQGPISVRSALRLSKSLLSGDMQASCKGEVARTRYVVAPVIRSSDVSCDNPAFNIGIDSRCTALSQAAGCNASPAAQAQCNASCSQCELTAVVGELKGLVEQLGAGDVSVQPVYVRGDAPDAVTRLQVAAIANAGGSAPVETDSVGLPNALARLDYGSLDNALKLKRFLAFNRNVQVRNGQMLTDSDGDGVGDDEERAMGLDPVVPDTDQDGLMDGVELRMGLDPLAVDVINGCSVVQDTDGDRLNDCEERVLGSDPCVGDTDGDGLPDLVEALSQTNPLVPEDLLDSDRDGVSNVAEVEAHADPLSADLDFHRERGYGYSVVPLPPTETSDRACYRTRVENVSLVPTLERPHPFFPGEFIPAGTNEVYLYLQVGRDNDPRGAGVGSLFIQEIKYDPDTGRTPAGMISLTSDDFIVGI; from the coding sequence ATGCGTTCCTCCCCCCGGGTCGCCTGGCTCCTGATTCCAACGTTGTGGCTGTCGTGCACCGACGCGGGGCTCTATTCGATTGACGACCGCGCGGGCGGCTCACGCGACCGCGCCAACTTCGAGGGCGACCTCTGCGTCCCCGAGGCCACTGGCGACGCGTTCCCCGTGAAGGTCGTCTTCGCGCTCCAGGGCGGCACGGGTGTGGAGCCGGAGGTGGTGGGCGCCGCGGTGGACGGACTCACCACGCTCACCTCGCGCTTCACCGGCCCGCAGATGCGCTTCGGGCTCGTGGCCTTCCACTCGGTGGCCACCGGCCTGCAGGGCAGCTTCACGGACGCCGCCGCGTTCCAGGCCGTCCTGCCCCGCTACGCCAGCTACCAGCAGCAGGGCCCCATCAGCGTCCGCTCCGCGCTGCGGCTGTCCAAGAGCCTCTTGTCCGGCGACATGCAGGCCTCCTGCAAGGGCGAGGTCGCGCGCACGCGCTACGTGGTGGCGCCCGTCATCCGCAGCTCCGACGTGAGCTGTGACAACCCGGCCTTCAACATCGGCATCGACAGCCGCTGCACCGCGCTGTCCCAGGCCGCCGGCTGCAACGCGTCCCCGGCGGCCCAGGCCCAGTGCAACGCCTCGTGCAGCCAGTGCGAGCTGACCGCCGTGGTGGGCGAGCTCAAGGGACTGGTGGAGCAACTGGGCGCGGGCGACGTCAGCGTGCAGCCCGTCTACGTCCGCGGCGACGCGCCGGACGCCGTCACCCGGTTGCAGGTGGCCGCCATCGCCAACGCGGGCGGCAGCGCGCCCGTGGAGACGGACTCCGTGGGCCTGCCCAACGCGCTGGCGCGGCTGGACTACGGCTCGCTCGACAACGCGCTCAAGCTGAAGCGCTTCCTCGCCTTCAACCGCAACGTCCAGGTGAGAAACGGCCAGATGCTGACCGACAGCGACGGCGACGGCGTGGGCGACGACGAGGAGCGCGCCATGGGCCTGGACCCCGTCGTCCCCGACACCGACCAGGACGGCCTGATGGACGGCGTGGAGCTGCGCATGGGCCTGGACCCGCTCGCCGTGGACGTCATCAACGGCTGCAGCGTGGTGCAGGACACCGACGGCGACCGGCTCAACGACTGCGAGGAGCGCGTGCTCGGCAGCGACCCCTGCGTGGGCGACACCGACGGCGACGGCCTGCCGGACCTCGTGGAGGCCCTGTCGCAGACCAACCCGCTCGTCCCAGAAGACCTGCTCGACAGCGACCGCGACGGCGTCTCCAACGTGGCGGAGGTGGAGGCCCACGCCGACCCGCTCAGCGCCGACCTCGACTTCCACCGCGAGCGCGGCTACGGCTACTCCGTCGTCCCGCTGCCGCCCACCGAGACCAGCGACCGCGCCTGCTACCGCACCCGCGTGGAGAACGTCTCCCTGGTCCCCACCCTGGAGCGCCCGCACCCGTTCTTCCCCGGCGAGTTCATCCCCGCGGGCACCAACGAGGTCTACCTCTACCTCCAGGTGGGCCGGGACAATGATCCGCGCGGCGCCGGCGTGGGTTCGCTCTTCATCCAGGAGATCAAGTACGACCCGGACACCGGCCGCACCCCGGCGGGCATGATCTCCCTCACGTCCGACGACTTCATCGTGGGCATCTGA
- the mtsD gene encoding cell-cell cohesion protein MtsD, with protein MRRQLVVPLLATGLLALGVLSCSDTLLEPRAQEQSQLDDRLTLTGRVCTRPANPTGFPVKVVLVVDESGSMCVSDPPGSQEGSGFCERTEVQAIIPPGVTEPARVRALKNLVNGFKRINDARQGNISIAIAPFETNVKNTWPPPGGDRFAPPGNINGYIEGLQSQLGKGTDYQGALSYAYSLIASDIEAVSQATPELLPRTRYVVVFLTDGTPYPRCSGNDNLSVYAGPDTPDLTWRDSISSFCNATSTTDAITGFEVGTDRNQNYQLFSYVRRLMELKTQYNVGDVRMHTVLLFNEEAVRACGPICQDIYGTYPEVAPAQYPAAAKKIASFLLKRFAEMGNGVYQEFSDTAEISELGLGALDYSSFASPNVMKTLMVEPLSSAPGDEGRVLDSDGDGVPDAVDNSFTLKTNPFTLDSDGDCLSDGFEFRRQDQGFKPGNDLDARGCDPKSPLTPGCTCRDTDGDGLSQFAEEYLKTRQGIVDSDGDGSPDGVEAKYGLNPLQSSVAGLDTDGDGVPDDEELRAGSDPTRRDRLFHDKYGIQYEVTKVPGGNDTNGVCYDFTVSNLQLVTPPDRSGVKQGYNLFKVWFAEAPESGVATDYGVWRTACAWAQYAPPSVRVPLGPDLAMDDGDFRRPDQLVDPWRTQGNCVGVSPSQGGASP; from the coding sequence ATGCGCCGTCAGCTCGTGGTTCCGCTTCTTGCGACCGGCCTCCTGGCCCTGGGTGTGCTGTCCTGTTCCGACACGCTCCTGGAGCCGCGCGCCCAGGAGCAGTCCCAGTTGGATGACCGGCTGACGCTCACCGGCCGGGTGTGTACGCGCCCGGCCAACCCCACTGGCTTCCCGGTGAAGGTGGTGCTCGTCGTGGACGAGTCCGGCAGCATGTGCGTGTCGGATCCGCCGGGCTCGCAGGAGGGCAGCGGCTTCTGCGAGCGCACGGAGGTGCAGGCCATCATCCCGCCGGGCGTCACGGAGCCCGCGCGCGTGCGCGCCCTGAAGAACCTGGTGAACGGCTTCAAGCGCATCAACGACGCGCGCCAGGGCAACATCAGCATCGCCATTGCCCCGTTCGAAACGAACGTGAAGAACACCTGGCCTCCGCCGGGTGGCGACCGCTTCGCGCCGCCGGGCAACATCAACGGCTACATCGAGGGCCTGCAGTCGCAGCTGGGCAAGGGCACCGACTACCAGGGCGCGCTCAGCTACGCGTACAGCCTCATCGCGAGCGACATCGAGGCGGTGTCCCAGGCCACGCCGGAGCTCCTGCCGCGCACGCGCTACGTCGTCGTGTTCCTCACGGACGGCACGCCGTACCCGCGCTGCTCCGGCAACGACAACCTGTCCGTCTACGCGGGCCCGGACACGCCGGACCTCACCTGGCGCGACTCCATCTCCAGCTTCTGCAACGCCACCAGCACCACCGACGCCATCACCGGCTTCGAGGTGGGCACGGACCGCAACCAGAACTACCAGCTCTTCAGCTACGTGCGCCGGCTGATGGAGCTGAAGACGCAGTACAACGTGGGCGACGTGCGCATGCACACGGTGCTGCTCTTCAACGAGGAGGCCGTGCGCGCGTGCGGCCCCATCTGCCAGGACATCTACGGCACCTACCCGGAGGTCGCGCCGGCGCAGTACCCGGCCGCGGCGAAGAAGATCGCCTCCTTCCTGCTCAAGCGCTTCGCGGAGATGGGCAACGGCGTCTACCAGGAGTTCAGCGACACGGCGGAGATCTCCGAGCTGGGCCTGGGCGCGCTGGACTACTCGTCCTTCGCGTCGCCCAACGTGATGAAGACGCTGATGGTGGAGCCCCTGAGCTCCGCGCCGGGGGACGAGGGCCGGGTGCTGGACAGCGACGGCGACGGCGTCCCGGACGCGGTGGACAACAGCTTCACGCTCAAGACGAACCCGTTCACCCTCGACAGCGACGGGGACTGCCTGAGCGATGGCTTCGAGTTCCGGCGCCAGGACCAGGGCTTCAAGCCGGGCAACGACCTGGACGCGCGCGGCTGCGACCCCAAGTCCCCGCTGACGCCCGGCTGCACCTGCCGGGACACGGACGGGGACGGCCTGTCGCAGTTCGCGGAGGAGTACCTCAAGACGCGCCAGGGCATCGTGGACAGCGACGGCGACGGCTCGCCGGACGGCGTGGAGGCGAAGTACGGCCTCAACCCGCTCCAGTCGAGCGTGGCCGGCCTGGACACCGACGGCGACGGCGTGCCGGACGACGAGGAGCTGCGCGCCGGCAGCGACCCCACCCGGCGCGACCGGCTGTTCCACGACAAGTACGGCATCCAGTACGAGGTGACGAAGGTGCCGGGCGGCAACGACACGAACGGCGTCTGCTACGACTTCACCGTGTCCAACCTGCAGTTGGTGACGCCGCCGGACCGCTCGGGCGTGAAGCAGGGCTACAACCTGTTCAAGGTGTGGTTCGCGGAGGCGCCGGAGAGCGGCGTGGCCACGGACTACGGCGTCTGGCGCACCGCGTGCGCGTGGGCGCAGTACGCGCCCCCCAGCGTGCGCGTGCCGCTGGGGCCGGACCTGGCCATGGACGACGGTGACTTCCGCCGGCCGGATCAACTGGTGGACCCCTGGAGGACCCAGGGCAATTGCGTCGGCGTGTCGCCGTCGCAGGGAGGCGCGTCGCCGTGA
- a CDS encoding VWA domain-containing protein, with translation MSRAGRLWALTLVGLAVVVACTDSYLYDPRRDTEVPADRAVSLDGRFCTLGANEVIRPIKIIVAMDASQSMRVSDPDGTRATALVDLIENLPQDPEVSIAVMLFAGSTTAFLTQDPGPPPEDGFVQVSALDANAKAILTEKLLTFRNTDTSPNRDSTDFVKPLSDIYSLINTDIARARQQPSGNEALAQARYSVIFLSDGKPTNNQDDELIRGDAVVRIRQLRDLVEDVRFNTVHVFNPTQPVPSVCDLVSEDGGFGDGGCPLLIINQNADRLEKMATLGGGNFRDFRNNEPINFLNFQFGQVRRAFVVKEFVASNFSAPPGSPLDEADTDGDGLDDAREYELGTNPNLRDTDGDGFSDGVEVYFRDRGVQFDPTQEVQPDGGGLDKGCPPALRGVDTDCDGLLDCDEQFIGTNATLQDSDGDGVPDGMEWRGGTQGSSSDLDEDPDTDGLTNRSEARMHMRPLQVDTANLASDAYRYSMEADGPVDDQGRQCYRFRVDNVLLAPTIAMVADGGVDGGVDAGTVQRGAGYNDIYLSVAMLPADDPTARTLVRTFRVDSVRYPVGGIKSPPDGVVRVNPEDFVDRCPGVAPTLSPVP, from the coding sequence GTGAGCCGCGCGGGACGTCTTTGGGCCCTCACCCTGGTGGGGCTCGCCGTGGTGGTGGCCTGTACGGATTCGTACCTCTACGACCCGCGCCGTGACACGGAGGTGCCCGCGGACCGGGCCGTGTCGCTGGACGGGCGGTTCTGCACGCTGGGCGCGAACGAGGTCATCCGGCCCATCAAGATCATCGTCGCCATGGACGCCAGCCAGTCCATGCGCGTGAGCGACCCGGACGGCACGCGCGCCACGGCGCTCGTGGACCTGATTGAAAACCTCCCGCAGGACCCGGAGGTCTCCATCGCGGTGATGCTCTTCGCGGGCAGCACCACGGCGTTCCTCACGCAGGACCCGGGGCCGCCGCCGGAGGACGGCTTCGTGCAGGTGTCGGCGCTGGACGCCAACGCGAAGGCCATCCTCACGGAGAAGCTGCTCACGTTCCGCAACACGGACACGTCGCCGAACCGGGACTCGACGGACTTCGTCAAGCCGCTGTCGGACATCTACTCGCTCATCAACACGGACATCGCGCGGGCGCGGCAGCAGCCCAGCGGGAACGAGGCCCTGGCGCAGGCGCGCTACTCGGTCATCTTCCTGTCGGACGGCAAGCCCACGAACAACCAGGACGACGAGCTCATCCGCGGCGACGCGGTGGTGCGCATCCGCCAGCTGCGCGACCTGGTGGAGGACGTGCGCTTCAACACCGTGCACGTCTTCAACCCCACGCAGCCCGTGCCCTCCGTGTGCGACCTGGTGTCGGAGGACGGCGGCTTCGGCGACGGCGGCTGCCCGCTGCTCATCATCAACCAGAACGCGGACCGCCTGGAGAAGATGGCCACGCTGGGCGGCGGCAACTTCCGCGACTTCCGCAACAACGAGCCCATCAACTTCCTCAACTTCCAGTTCGGCCAGGTGCGCCGCGCCTTCGTGGTGAAGGAGTTCGTGGCCTCCAACTTCTCCGCGCCGCCGGGCAGCCCGCTGGACGAGGCGGACACCGACGGCGACGGCCTCGACGACGCGCGCGAGTACGAGCTGGGCACCAACCCCAACCTGCGCGACACCGACGGCGACGGCTTCAGCGACGGCGTGGAGGTGTACTTCCGCGACCGCGGCGTGCAGTTCGACCCCACCCAGGAAGTGCAGCCGGACGGCGGCGGCCTGGACAAGGGCTGCCCGCCCGCGCTGCGCGGCGTGGACACCGACTGCGACGGCCTGCTGGATTGCGACGAGCAGTTCATCGGCACCAACGCCACGCTCCAGGACAGCGACGGCGACGGCGTGCCGGACGGCATGGAGTGGCGCGGCGGCACGCAGGGCTCCAGCAGCGACCTGGACGAGGACCCGGACACCGACGGGCTCACCAACCGCAGCGAGGCGCGCATGCACATGCGGCCCCTCCAGGTGGACACCGCCAACCTGGCCTCGGACGCGTACCGCTACAGCATGGAGGCGGACGGCCCGGTGGATGACCAGGGCCGCCAGTGCTACCGCTTCCGCGTGGACAACGTGCTGCTCGCGCCCACCATCGCCATGGTCGCCGACGGCGGCGTGGACGGGGGCGTGGACGCCGGCACCGTGCAGCGCGGCGCGGGCTACAACGACATCTACCTCTCCGTGGCCATGCTGCCCGCGGATGACCCGACCGCGCGCACGCTGGTGCGCACCTTCCGCGTGGACTCCGTGCGCTACCCCGTGGGCGGCATCAAGTCGCCTCCGGATGGCGTCGTCCGCGTGAACCCCGAGGACTTCGTGGACCGCTGCCCCGGCGTCGCCCCGACCCTCTCGCCCGTCCCCTGA
- the mtsC gene encoding cell-cell cohesion MYXO-CTERM protein MtsC, with product MTIGRIAPMLALGAFLVLSPRTVQAQEQNPDNPECLGDECGRPKEEGGGCGCGCGCSVWVAYTDDGKTLSYTDDADGDGKADDKDNCPFTSNRDQTDGDGDLAGDSCDNCAAVSNATQLDTDGDGQGDACDTDDDGDGKPDGEDNCPSIPNANQADNDKDGLGDVCDDDDDNDGRKDGEDNCPLVSNENQQLPADVSLCRVDADGDNISDNLDNCPGLSNPDQKDTDVDGIGDSCDPDRDNDSVLNAQDNCAAVANRDQADDDGDGLGDACDTRYCVVLNKDQPNDCLDPKAPFSVGTGGVINVESTSMAVRPPLFANRNGAAIEYTWTVVKRPSGSTAVVENPKGAVTYSRHWEYQYVDGSVPNFQPDKEGEYELQVSTRLAFADRVFPEQRASVSSLFVKVGKDDGNGGGCTSLPAGGSAAALGAGVLGLLLRRRKKA from the coding sequence ATGACTATCGGTCGCATTGCCCCCATGTTGGCGCTCGGAGCCTTCCTGGTGCTGAGCCCCCGCACCGTGCAGGCCCAGGAGCAGAACCCGGACAACCCGGAGTGCCTCGGAGACGAGTGCGGACGCCCCAAGGAGGAGGGTGGCGGCTGCGGCTGTGGCTGTGGCTGTTCCGTCTGGGTGGCGTACACGGACGACGGCAAGACGCTGTCGTACACGGACGACGCGGACGGCGACGGCAAGGCGGACGACAAGGACAACTGCCCGTTCACGTCCAACCGCGACCAGACGGACGGCGACGGCGACCTGGCCGGCGACTCCTGCGACAACTGCGCGGCCGTCTCCAACGCCACGCAGCTGGACACCGACGGTGACGGCCAGGGCGACGCGTGCGACACGGACGACGACGGCGACGGCAAGCCGGATGGCGAGGACAACTGCCCCTCCATCCCCAACGCCAACCAGGCGGACAACGACAAGGACGGCCTGGGCGACGTCTGTGACGACGACGACGACAACGACGGGCGCAAGGACGGCGAGGACAACTGCCCGCTCGTCTCCAACGAGAACCAGCAGCTGCCGGCGGACGTGAGCCTGTGCCGCGTGGACGCGGACGGCGACAACATCTCCGACAACCTGGACAACTGCCCCGGCCTGTCCAACCCGGACCAGAAGGACACGGACGTGGACGGCATCGGCGACAGCTGCGATCCGGACCGCGACAACGACTCCGTCCTCAACGCCCAGGACAACTGCGCCGCGGTGGCCAACCGCGACCAGGCGGATGACGACGGCGACGGCCTGGGTGACGCGTGCGACACGCGCTACTGCGTGGTGCTCAACAAGGACCAGCCCAACGACTGCCTCGACCCGAAGGCGCCCTTCAGCGTGGGCACCGGCGGCGTCATCAACGTGGAGTCGACGAGCATGGCGGTGCGCCCGCCCCTGTTCGCCAACCGCAACGGCGCGGCCATCGAGTACACCTGGACGGTGGTGAAGCGTCCCTCCGGCTCCACCGCGGTGGTGGAGAACCCCAAGGGCGCCGTCACCTACAGCCGCCACTGGGAGTACCAGTACGTGGACGGCAGCGTGCCCAACTTCCAGCCGGACAAGGAAGGCGAGTACGAGCTGCAGGTGTCCACGCGCCTGGCCTTCGCGGACCGCGTGTTCCCGGAGCAGCGCGCCTCCGTGTCCAGCCTCTTCGTGAAGGTGGGCAAGGACGACGGCAACGGCGGCGGCTGCACCTCGCTGCCCGCGGGCGGTAGCGCCGCGGCCCTGGGCGCGGGCGTGCTCGGCCTGCTGCTGCGCCGCCGCAAGAAGGCGTAA